The following coding sequences lie in one Tichowtungia aerotolerans genomic window:
- a CDS encoding transcriptional repressor, with translation MRKKSDVQAILKRAEAYCMEQGLRFTDGRAVVLREVVRQRTPVKAYDVLQTISADKARPMPPVVYRALDFWTSHGFLHRIESLNAYTACTHPGCGHDCQIFVCSKCGRVSEICDEKLIEKIGHKAESLGFRIEHLSVEATGSCPDCR, from the coding sequence ATGCGAAAAAAGTCGGATGTTCAGGCCATTCTGAAACGGGCGGAAGCCTATTGCATGGAGCAGGGGCTGCGGTTTACCGACGGCCGTGCGGTGGTGCTTCGCGAAGTCGTGCGGCAGCGGACGCCGGTGAAAGCGTATGATGTACTTCAGACCATTTCAGCCGATAAGGCCCGGCCGATGCCGCCGGTGGTATATCGCGCGCTGGATTTCTGGACGTCGCACGGGTTTCTGCACCGCATTGAAAGCCTGAATGCCTATACGGCCTGCACTCATCCGGGCTGCGGACACGACTGCCAGATTTTTGTCTGTTCTAAATGCGGACGGGTCTCGGAAATCTGTGATGAAAAACTGATAGAAAAGATCGGTCATAAGGCGGAGTCACTGGGCTTTCGCATTGAACACCTGAGCGTTGAAGCGACGGGCAGCTGCCCGGACTGTCGCTGA
- the ahpF gene encoding alkyl hydroperoxide reductase subunit F: protein MLDQATQTQLKSVFATLESDYNIVVEAENHPAQADLITLLNDVAATADQIQVVENNAEGLRFTIERDGTPLPIVIRGLPGGHEFTTLILAILNADGKGKLPDDGIQKRIKALKGPVRLTSYVSTSCVNCPDVVQALNQMALIHPDFHHEMVEGTHFQEEISARKIQGVPAVFAGDKLIHAGKADLTDLLDKLEAHYGAAEAESADVKEYDVAVIGGGPAGAAAAIYTARKGLKTAIIAERIGGQVNETKGIENMISIPYTEGPQLAADLFKHIDAYPIEILEHRRVQRIENGDRKTLHIKGGEVITTGALILATGAKWRQLGIPGEKENIGRGVAFCPHCDGPFYKDKPVVVVGGGNSGVEAAIDLAGICSQVTLVEFSDQLNADNVLIDRLYSLDNATIHLNAAASKVLDNGDKVSGMEFENRVSGETETVQAAGIFVQIGLVPNSAPFADLVELNERGEIVVDDRCRTSKPGIYAAGDLTQVPYKQIIIAMGEGAKAGLSVFEEFARGTIQALS, encoded by the coding sequence ATGCTTGATCAGGCCACCCAAACCCAACTGAAATCTGTTTTTGCGACTTTGGAATCGGATTACAATATTGTTGTTGAAGCCGAAAATCATCCGGCCCAAGCGGACCTGATTACTTTGCTGAATGATGTGGCTGCAACCGCAGATCAGATTCAGGTTGTTGAAAACAACGCCGAGGGACTGCGTTTTACAATCGAACGGGATGGAACGCCTCTGCCGATTGTCATTCGAGGCCTTCCGGGCGGCCATGAGTTTACAACACTGATTCTGGCGATTCTCAATGCCGACGGCAAAGGCAAGCTGCCGGACGATGGGATTCAGAAGCGAATTAAAGCGCTGAAGGGGCCGGTGCGGCTGACCAGCTATGTTTCAACGAGCTGTGTCAACTGTCCGGATGTAGTTCAGGCACTGAATCAGATGGCGTTGATCCATCCCGACTTCCATCATGAAATGGTGGAGGGGACCCATTTCCAGGAGGAAATCTCTGCCCGCAAAATTCAGGGGGTTCCTGCGGTGTTTGCCGGCGACAAACTGATTCATGCCGGGAAGGCGGATCTGACGGATTTGCTGGATAAGCTGGAAGCGCACTACGGTGCCGCGGAAGCAGAGTCGGCTGATGTGAAAGAGTATGACGTGGCGGTGATCGGTGGAGGACCGGCCGGCGCGGCGGCGGCCATCTACACCGCCCGCAAAGGACTCAAGACCGCAATTATTGCCGAACGAATCGGCGGGCAGGTCAATGAAACCAAGGGAATTGAGAACATGATTTCAATTCCATACACCGAAGGGCCGCAGCTGGCTGCCGATCTGTTTAAGCATATTGACGCATACCCCATCGAAATTCTAGAGCATCGACGGGTTCAGAGGATTGAAAACGGCGACCGCAAGACACTGCATATTAAAGGCGGGGAAGTCATTACGACTGGCGCCCTGATTCTGGCGACCGGAGCCAAATGGCGCCAGCTCGGCATTCCGGGTGAGAAGGAAAATATCGGCCGAGGGGTCGCTTTCTGCCCGCATTGTGATGGTCCGTTCTATAAAGATAAACCGGTCGTTGTGGTTGGCGGCGGCAATTCCGGGGTGGAGGCTGCAATTGATTTGGCCGGTATCTGTTCGCAGGTCACATTGGTGGAGTTTTCGGATCAGCTGAACGCGGACAACGTGCTGATCGATAGACTCTATTCGCTGGACAATGCGACGATCCATTTGAATGCCGCGGCATCAAAAGTCCTCGACAACGGCGATAAAGTTTCCGGCATGGAGTTTGAAAACCGCGTGTCCGGTGAAACGGAAACGGTGCAGGCCGCCGGCATCTTTGTGCAGATCGGGCTGGTTCCCAACAGCGCACCGTTTGCGGATCTGGTCGAGCTGAACGAGCGGGGCGAGATTGTTGTGGACGATCGCTGCCGGACCTCGAAGCCCGGAATTTATGCCGCCGGCGATCTGACTCAGGTTCCTTATAAGCAGATTATCATCGCCATGGGGGAGGGCGCCAAGGCGGGGCTCAGCGTATTTGAGGAATTTGCCCGCGGAACCATTCAGGCCCTTTCCTGA
- a CDS encoding peroxiredoxin: MVKVGQEVPEFKMAAYHNNEITELKLSDYKGKWVVVVFYPADFTFVCPTELEEVADLYAEFQAAGAEVISVSTDTAFVHKAWHDASTAIAKVDYPMGADPSGEVSRLFGVYIDTEGVALRGTFIIDPDGVLKTAETHDLGIGRSAAEALRKLNAAKFVYEHGDQVCPANWNPGSDTLTPGLDLVGKI, encoded by the coding sequence ATGGTTAAAGTAGGACAGGAAGTGCCCGAATTTAAAATGGCGGCGTATCACAACAACGAAATCACAGAACTCAAACTTTCAGATTACAAAGGCAAATGGGTGGTTGTGGTGTTCTATCCCGCGGACTTCACCTTTGTCTGTCCGACTGAACTTGAAGAAGTCGCGGATCTTTATGCTGAATTCCAGGCCGCCGGTGCCGAAGTGATTTCGGTCAGTACGGATACCGCATTCGTTCACAAAGCATGGCACGATGCATCGACAGCGATTGCCAAAGTGGATTACCCGATGGGCGCGGATCCGAGCGGTGAAGTCAGTCGTCTCTTCGGAGTTTATATCGATACAGAAGGCGTGGCGCTGCGCGGTACCTTCATCATCGATCCCGACGGCGTTTTGAAGACGGCTGAAACGCACGATCTGGGAATCGGCCGCAGTGCCGCGGAAGCGCTTCGCAAGCTCAATGCAGCCAAGTTTGTTTACGAACACGGTGATCAGGTCTGTCCTGCCAACTGGAATCCCGGCAGTGACACATTGACTCCCGGACTTGATCTCGTCGGAAAAATCTAG
- a CDS encoding LysR substrate-binding domain-containing protein gives MNLRSFDYLLALEKHGGFHRAAKACHVSQPALSIQIRKVEEELGIQLLERGHKEFIFTPAGLEILKRARLITQQVEEIEKFASIWHDPYSGQISIGAFPTLAPYYLPKIIDHFVEAYPDLQINLVEEKTHILIERLKSGRLDAAFLALPEEHAELEHGTVFSEKFLLGVSPHHPLAKRKTIDADKLTNERLLLLEEGHCLRGQALDYCSTAGIGEVLNFRASSMETLLQMISMGRAVSLIPECVARRNPHLHYLKLKGDAPERTIALFWRKSSVRQDLMHELVDDLSREHKSRIR, from the coding sequence ATGAACTTGCGATCCTTTGACTATCTGCTGGCACTGGAAAAGCACGGTGGATTTCATCGCGCAGCGAAAGCATGTCATGTCAGCCAGCCCGCCCTGAGCATTCAGATCCGGAAGGTCGAAGAAGAGCTTGGGATCCAGCTGCTCGAACGCGGACATAAAGAATTCATCTTTACGCCCGCCGGCCTCGAGATCCTCAAACGGGCCCGACTGATTACACAACAGGTGGAGGAAATCGAAAAATTCGCATCCATCTGGCACGACCCGTACTCGGGGCAGATTTCCATTGGAGCCTTCCCTACGCTGGCCCCCTACTACCTGCCCAAGATTATCGACCACTTCGTTGAAGCCTACCCCGACCTGCAGATCAATCTGGTAGAAGAGAAAACACACATCCTGATCGAACGCCTCAAGTCGGGCCGGCTCGACGCAGCGTTTCTGGCACTGCCGGAAGAACATGCAGAACTCGAACACGGCACCGTCTTTTCCGAAAAATTTCTCTTAGGAGTTTCCCCGCACCATCCGCTGGCAAAGCGCAAAACGATCGATGCGGACAAACTGACCAACGAACGTCTTCTGCTTCTCGAAGAAGGCCACTGCCTGCGCGGGCAGGCACTCGACTACTGTTCGACAGCCGGCATCGGAGAAGTACTCAACTTCCGCGCATCCTCCATGGAAACACTGCTGCAGATGATTTCGATGGGGCGCGCCGTCTCCCTCATTCCGGAATGCGTCGCCCGACGCAACCCGCACCTGCACTATCTGAAACTGAAAGGAGACGCGCCCGAGCGAACCATCGCCCTGTTCTGGCGTAAATCCAGTGTCCGGCAGGACCTGATGCACGAGCTGGTCGACGACCTTTCCCGCGAACACAAAAGCCGAATCAGATAA
- the pabB gene encoding aminodeoxychorismate synthase component I, with protein sequence MTTPTSCPASGTPAIDCLEPAEFMQLIIQRGNDWLAFREPVEILRARTRDEVFQCLEKIEKSRCWAAGFVTYEAAGVLDEAHRTHAPGELPLMCFGLYETVQKIHAPESDGTYQLGTWSPSVTRDEYVDAIARIKEHIAAGDSYQVNYTFRLNAAFDGDPFAFFCDLAAAQQGGFGAYIEADDFTICSASPELFFELHSGMIRARPMKGTRSRGLTVEQDRAAAHDLQEADKDRAENIMIVDMIRNDIGRIAVPGSVHTESRFDVEKYPTVWQMTSTVSGETRARISNVWKNLFPCASITGAPKARTMEIIQALEKSPRGVYTGAVGFVAPDGSAQFNVAIRTAVIDRSAGTAEYGIGGGIVWDSDPDSEYDEALSKAAILTRQVPDFQCLETMLWENGGVFLLQRHLTRLQNTAEYFDFQWDPAIERELEQMAFDRPVMIRLLLRKDGSHEFQTLEIPPAAGEVRLALAKTPVDLQNVFLYHKTTHRSVYEKAKNDFPEADDVLLYNERGEVTESCIANIVVELDGRKVTPPVSCGLLAGTFRDELLLRGDIEEGLVALEDLKRADTIFLINSVRKWRPAVLI encoded by the coding sequence ATGACGACGCCTACATCCTGCCCGGCCTCGGGGACGCCGGCGATCGACTGTTTGGAACCCGCTGAGTTTATGCAGCTCATCATCCAGCGCGGAAACGACTGGTTGGCCTTTCGTGAGCCGGTTGAGATCCTGAGGGCCCGCACGCGGGATGAAGTGTTCCAATGCTTGGAAAAAATTGAAAAGAGCCGTTGCTGGGCTGCCGGGTTTGTGACGTATGAGGCCGCAGGTGTCCTGGACGAGGCGCACCGGACTCATGCGCCGGGCGAGCTGCCGTTGATGTGTTTCGGCCTGTATGAAACCGTACAGAAGATCCACGCCCCGGAGTCGGACGGAACCTATCAGCTCGGGACGTGGTCCCCGTCGGTGACGCGCGATGAATATGTCGATGCGATTGCAAGAATCAAAGAGCACATTGCGGCGGGCGACAGCTACCAGGTGAACTATACCTTTCGGCTGAACGCAGCGTTTGACGGAGATCCGTTTGCCTTCTTCTGCGATCTGGCCGCCGCGCAGCAGGGTGGTTTCGGGGCGTATATTGAAGCGGATGACTTTACGATCTGTTCCGCTTCGCCGGAGCTTTTTTTTGAACTGCATTCCGGAATGATCCGCGCCCGGCCGATGAAAGGAACCCGTTCGCGCGGGCTGACGGTGGAGCAGGACCGTGCCGCTGCGCATGATTTGCAGGAGGCGGACAAGGATCGCGCCGAAAACATTATGATTGTCGATATGATCCGCAATGATATCGGCCGTATTGCTGTGCCCGGTTCTGTTCACACCGAAAGCCGGTTCGATGTGGAGAAATATCCGACCGTTTGGCAGATGACCTCGACGGTCAGCGGCGAGACTCGGGCCCGGATTTCCAATGTCTGGAAAAATCTATTTCCGTGCGCTTCGATCACCGGTGCGCCCAAAGCCAGGACCATGGAGATTATCCAGGCTTTGGAAAAGAGCCCTCGCGGGGTGTACACCGGTGCGGTTGGTTTTGTGGCTCCGGACGGGTCGGCACAGTTTAACGTGGCGATCCGCACGGCGGTGATCGACCGCTCTGCCGGAACGGCGGAGTACGGAATCGGCGGCGGAATTGTCTGGGACTCGGATCCGGATTCCGAATATGACGAAGCCTTATCCAAGGCGGCGATTCTGACCCGGCAGGTGCCGGATTTCCAATGTTTGGAAACCATGCTGTGGGAAAATGGGGGAGTTTTTCTGCTGCAGCGGCATCTGACGCGGCTGCAGAACACTGCGGAATATTTTGATTTTCAATGGGACCCGGCGATAGAAAGAGAGCTGGAGCAGATGGCTTTTGATCGTCCAGTGATGATTCGGCTGCTCCTGAGAAAAGATGGTTCGCATGAGTTCCAGACCTTGGAAATTCCGCCCGCGGCGGGTGAGGTTCGGCTGGCTCTCGCGAAGACTCCGGTCGACTTACAGAATGTGTTTCTGTATCACAAGACGACGCACCGCTCGGTCTATGAAAAGGCAAAGAACGATTTCCCGGAGGCCGATGACGTGCTGCTTTATAACGAACGCGGTGAGGTGACGGAGAGTTGTATTGCCAATATTGTTGTAGAACTCGACGGTCGCAAGGTGACGCCGCCGGTTTCCTGCGGCCTTCTGGCCGGAACCTTTCGCGATGAACTGCTGCTGCGCGGGGACATTGAAGAGGGCCTGGTGGCCCTTGAGGATTTAAAGCGGGCAGATACCATCTTCCTGATCAATTCGGTGCGCAAGTGGCGACCGGCGGTTCTTATCTGA
- the upp gene encoding uracil phosphoribosyltransferase, producing the protein MKRFPTLTVSNHPLIRHKLTYIREKTTPKKVFKELVDEVATLLAYEITRSLPLRAVQVDTPLQKTTCHVIDSGNVVLVPLLRAGLGLVDGVLNLIPNCAVCHIGLYRDHDTHDPVTYYFKPMPQASDKFFIMVDPMLATGGSAIESANLLKENGAENIRFMCLVAAPEGVEAFAAAHPDVEIYAAALDEGLNDDAYILPGLGDAGDRLFGTR; encoded by the coding sequence ATGAAACGATTTCCGACACTGACCGTATCGAACCACCCTCTCATTCGGCACAAACTGACCTATATTCGCGAGAAAACCACTCCCAAAAAGGTGTTCAAGGAGCTTGTTGACGAAGTCGCTACGCTGCTGGCTTACGAAATCACCCGCTCTCTGCCTCTGCGCGCCGTACAGGTCGATACGCCGCTTCAGAAAACCACCTGCCATGTCATTGACAGCGGGAATGTGGTTCTCGTTCCGTTGCTGCGTGCCGGACTGGGGCTGGTCGACGGGGTGCTGAATCTCATTCCAAACTGCGCAGTGTGCCATATCGGTCTCTATCGCGATCACGACACCCATGATCCGGTGACCTACTATTTCAAGCCCATGCCGCAAGCCTCCGATAAATTCTTTATCATGGTCGATCCCATGCTGGCCACCGGCGGCTCCGCCATCGAGTCGGCCAACCTGCTCAAGGAAAACGGCGCCGAAAACATACGCTTTATGTGTCTTGTCGCCGCGCCCGAAGGGGTTGAGGCATTCGCCGCGGCGCATCCCGACGTCGAAATTTATGCGGCTGCGCTCGATGAAGGGCTCAATGACGACGCCTACATCCTGCCCGGCCTCGGGGACGCCGGCGATCGACTGTTTGGAACCCGCTGA
- a CDS encoding uracil-xanthine permease family protein → MWPKKVVLGIQHVFAMFGATVLMPALTGMDPSVALLAAGVGTFIFHGVTGGMVPVFLGSSFAFIGAIKAVAGDDGSGLPQALGGVICAGLVYILLSVVVRLCGVKVIKRLFPAVVTGPVIMVIGLSLAPIGVSMASSDWLLSLISIFTIIAVSCFMKGFFKLVPILIGIFVGYTVAAVLGRVDYSSMQTAGSLFIGSENFTFPEFQLGAILAIMPIAIVSVMEHVGDITTNGAVVGKDFFEKPGLHRTLLGDGLATMCSACFGGPPNTTYSENTGVLAVTGNYNPGIIRIAAVFAILLGIFSPVGAFLRSIPVAVMGGVSFILFGMIASIGIRTISNAQLNFNRSRNLIIVALILVCGLGGVKLTIGGMVVEGIGLAALVGMVANLILHIILSDDPDND, encoded by the coding sequence ATGTGGCCGAAAAAGGTGGTGCTGGGGATCCAGCATGTGTTTGCGATGTTCGGAGCAACGGTTCTAATGCCGGCTTTGACAGGAATGGATCCCAGCGTGGCGCTGCTTGCGGCCGGCGTCGGAACCTTTATTTTTCATGGCGTCACCGGCGGAATGGTGCCGGTCTTTCTGGGGTCCAGTTTTGCATTTATCGGTGCGATCAAGGCGGTGGCCGGAGACGACGGGAGCGGCCTGCCTCAGGCGCTGGGTGGAGTCATTTGTGCCGGTTTGGTTTATATCCTGCTCTCCGTGGTCGTAAGACTGTGCGGGGTCAAAGTGATTAAACGTCTGTTTCCTGCCGTGGTGACCGGCCCGGTCATTATGGTGATCGGTCTCTCGCTGGCGCCGATCGGCGTCAGCATGGCATCGAGCGACTGGTTGCTTTCTCTGATTTCCATTTTCACCATCATAGCGGTTTCCTGCTTTATGAAAGGCTTCTTCAAGCTGGTGCCGATTCTGATCGGCATCTTTGTCGGCTACACGGTTGCTGCTGTACTCGGTCGGGTTGACTATTCCTCGATGCAAACCGCCGGCAGCCTTTTCATTGGTTCAGAAAACTTCACCTTCCCGGAATTCCAGCTGGGCGCGATTCTTGCCATCATGCCGATTGCCATCGTTTCTGTCATGGAACATGTCGGCGATATCACGACCAACGGAGCGGTGGTCGGAAAGGACTTTTTTGAGAAACCCGGCCTGCACCGCACGCTGCTGGGTGACGGACTTGCAACCATGTGCTCTGCATGCTTCGGCGGTCCGCCGAACACCACCTATTCCGAAAATACCGGCGTGCTGGCGGTCACCGGAAACTATAATCCGGGCATCATTCGCATCGCAGCCGTCTTTGCCATTCTGCTGGGCATTTTTAGTCCGGTCGGCGCGTTTCTCCGTTCCATTCCGGTTGCCGTGATGGGCGGCGTCAGCTTTATCCTTTTTGGAATGATTGCTTCGATCGGAATCCGCACCATTTCCAATGCCCAGTTGAATTTTAACCGCAGTCGTAACCTCATCATTGTCGCTCTGATTCTTGTCTGCGGTTTGGGCGGCGTCAAACTGACCATTGGCGGCATGGTTGTTGAAGGAATCGGTCTTGCGGCTCTGGTCGGCATGGTTGCCAACCTGATTCTTCACATCATCCTTTCGGACGATCCGGATAACGACTAA
- a CDS encoding adenine phosphoribosyltransferase codes for MNLESYIRSTPDFPKPGIIFRDFTPMLANGPAFQEMIDRLKARHQDTPIDVVVGIEARGFILAAALAYALGAGTVLVRKEGKLPHATHRQEYLLEYGSNVLEIQQDAFQDGQRILIIDDVLATGGTVAATVEIIRAHFDVEIREIDFLMELDDLKGREKLADLPVHSVLHY; via the coding sequence ATGAACCTTGAATCTTATATTCGAAGCACACCGGATTTCCCTAAGCCTGGAATTATTTTTCGGGATTTCACGCCGATGCTGGCCAACGGACCGGCATTCCAGGAAATGATTGACCGTCTGAAGGCCCGGCACCAGGACACTCCAATTGATGTCGTGGTCGGGATTGAGGCCCGCGGCTTCATTCTGGCCGCCGCGCTGGCCTATGCGCTCGGAGCCGGAACCGTGCTGGTTCGCAAAGAAGGGAAACTGCCGCACGCCACACACCGCCAGGAATACCTGCTCGAATACGGATCCAATGTTCTGGAAATCCAGCAGGATGCTTTTCAGGACGGACAGCGCATCCTGATTATTGACGACGTGCTGGCCACCGGCGGCACGGTTGCGGCCACCGTGGAGATTATCCGGGCTCACTTTGATGTGGAGATCCGGGAAATCGACTTTCTGATGGAACTCGACGACCTGAAAGGCCGGGAAAAACTGGCCGACCTGCCGGTGCATTCAGTTCTGCATTACTAA
- a CDS encoding outer membrane protein OmpK, with translation MKKKVLAGLIVVLAGVGMAGDFLQWQDNSLTYLYGENFKLDPETQQTITFEHVSGWAYGDLFIFVDGIYFNGERDSERNRATFYGEVAPRLSLSKILGQDLSVLFIKDWLVAGCYEFGENSDENVLVGAGVDLDIPGFDFFQLNVYRRYNDHAEAPESYQITPVWKMTIPVADTTVVFDGFIDWVIDDATRNLHICPQLKLDVGTLVGLDANKLYAGIEYDYWKNKYGVRDGSFGLDTDQNTFSGIVKYHF, from the coding sequence ATGAAGAAAAAGGTATTGGCCGGACTGATCGTTGTGCTGGCAGGTGTTGGAATGGCCGGAGATTTCCTGCAATGGCAGGACAACAGCCTGACGTATTTGTACGGAGAGAATTTTAAACTGGATCCGGAAACGCAGCAGACCATCACGTTCGAACACGTGAGCGGCTGGGCTTACGGGGATCTATTCATCTTTGTGGACGGTATTTATTTCAACGGAGAACGCGACAGCGAGCGCAACCGGGCCACATTCTACGGCGAAGTTGCTCCGCGCCTGAGCCTCAGCAAAATCCTCGGCCAGGATCTGTCCGTTCTGTTTATCAAAGACTGGCTGGTGGCCGGATGCTATGAGTTCGGTGAAAACAGCGACGAAAACGTGCTGGTCGGTGCCGGTGTTGATCTCGACATTCCGGGATTCGACTTCTTCCAGCTCAACGTGTACCGCCGCTACAACGATCATGCCGAAGCGCCGGAGTCCTATCAGATCACCCCGGTCTGGAAAATGACCATTCCGGTTGCCGATACCACTGTTGTGTTTGACGGATTCATTGACTGGGTGATTGACGATGCGACCCGCAACCTCCACATCTGTCCGCAGCTGAAATTGGATGTCGGCACGCTGGTCGGGCTGGACGCAAATAAACTCTATGCCGGTATTGAGTATGACTACTGGAAAAACAAATACGGCGTCCGCGACGGTTCGTTCGGTCTGGACACCGATCAGAATACCTTCAGCGGTATTGTGAAATACCACTTCTAA
- the hpt gene encoding hypoxanthine phosphoribosyltransferase, which yields MEKGLGKTLLSEEQLKDIVVRLGREITETYKDSENELVVIGLLRGSFLFMADLVRQIQLPMTTDFMTVSSYGDGTVSSGDVKVVMDLDETITGCDVLLVEDIIDTGNTFSKVIRMLQNRDPASLKICTLLNKPSRRQVEVPIDFCGMDIPDEFVCGYGLDYAQKYRNVPYVGIYTGPVDEGSSVTE from the coding sequence CTGGAAAAAGGACTCGGGAAAACACTTCTTTCGGAAGAGCAGCTGAAGGACATCGTGGTCCGGCTGGGACGTGAGATTACGGAAACCTATAAGGACTCCGAAAACGAGCTGGTGGTGATCGGGCTTCTGCGCGGATCGTTTCTGTTTATGGCGGATCTGGTGCGGCAGATCCAGCTTCCGATGACGACGGATTTCATGACGGTTTCGAGCTACGGAGACGGCACCGTGAGCTCCGGCGATGTGAAAGTGGTGATGGACCTCGATGAGACTATCACCGGATGCGATGTGCTGCTGGTCGAAGACATCATCGACACCGGCAATACGTTCAGCAAAGTCATCCGCATGCTGCAGAACCGCGATCCTGCCTCGCTGAAGATCTGCACGCTGCTGAACAAGCCCTCGCGCCGGCAGGTCGAGGTGCCGATCGACTTTTGCGGGATGGATATTCCCGATGAATTTGTGTGCGGCTACGGTTTGGACTATGCGCAGAAATACCGCAACGTCCCGTATGTCGGCATTTATACCGGTCCGGTCGACGAGGGATCTTCCGTGACTGAATGA
- a CDS encoding NCS2 family permease, which yields MKNLFKLSENGSDVKTEVIGGLTTFLTMAYIIFVNPLILSETGMDKPALITATCLAAALGTLLVGLWANVPFAMAPGMGLNAFFTYTLVMGQGLSWQTALGVVFVSGVAFFILTVAGIREKVVNAIPLSLRIATAAGIGLFITFIGLKNMGLIVDNPATLVSIGALNRPVLIGLAALLLITILELRKVKGSILIGIAAATVVGALFGEVSLPETAVSVPPSLEPIAFKLDILGALKWGLVGAIFSFMFVDLFDSIGTIVACSYEAGHVEPDGTIKKIDRVLEADAVATVAGSLLGTSTTTTYIESASGIADGARTGLSSVVTGILFLAALFFAPLIGVVPGFATAPALVIVGVFMFRNIKEINFSDMKDAVPAFLTMILMPLTFSISTGLTIGFLSYLLIGILSGGIRKISVVMWVVGLLSAVNLAVSAIH from the coding sequence GTGAAGAATCTGTTTAAGCTGAGTGAGAACGGCAGTGATGTTAAAACCGAAGTCATCGGTGGGTTAACCACGTTTCTGACGATGGCTTACATTATTTTTGTGAATCCGCTGATTCTGAGTGAGACGGGGATGGATAAGCCGGCGCTGATTACGGCGACCTGTCTGGCCGCGGCTCTGGGTACACTGCTGGTTGGACTTTGGGCCAATGTGCCGTTTGCGATGGCTCCGGGCATGGGGCTGAATGCATTTTTCACGTACACGCTGGTGATGGGGCAGGGCCTCAGCTGGCAGACGGCGCTGGGTGTGGTTTTTGTGTCCGGGGTTGCCTTTTTTATCTTAACCGTGGCGGGAATCCGGGAAAAGGTGGTGAATGCCATTCCGCTGAGCCTGCGAATTGCCACGGCGGCTGGGATCGGGCTGTTTATTACCTTTATCGGGCTGAAAAATATGGGCCTGATTGTGGATAATCCGGCAACGCTCGTATCGATCGGGGCGCTGAACCGGCCGGTGCTGATTGGGTTGGCGGCTCTGCTGCTGATTACCATTCTGGAGCTTCGCAAGGTGAAGGGATCAATTCTGATCGGAATCGCGGCTGCTACGGTGGTCGGTGCTCTTTTCGGCGAGGTGTCTCTTCCGGAAACCGCCGTGTCTGTGCCGCCAAGTCTGGAGCCCATTGCATTCAAGCTGGATATTCTCGGCGCGCTGAAGTGGGGGCTGGTCGGTGCCATTTTCTCGTTCATGTTTGTGGACCTGTTCGACTCGATCGGAACGATTGTCGCCTGTTCGTATGAAGCCGGGCATGTGGAGCCGGACGGAACGATCAAAAAGATTGACCGGGTGCTTGAGGCGGACGCGGTAGCGACTGTTGCCGGGTCACTGCTCGGAACGAGCACAACCACCACATACATTGAGTCCGCTTCCGGAATTGCGGATGGGGCTCGCACGGGGCTGTCTTCGGTGGTGACCGGGATTTTGTTTCTGGCGGCCCTGTTTTTTGCACCGCTGATCGGTGTGGTTCCTGGTTTTGCAACGGCTCCGGCGCTGGTGATTGTGGGTGTGTTTATGTTCCGCAACATCAAGGAAATCAATTTTTCAGATATGAAGGATGCTGTGCCGGCGTTTTTGACGATGATCCTGATGCCGCTGACCTTCAGCATCTCAACAGGATTGACGATTGGGTTTCTCTCATATCTTCTGATCGGAATTCTGAGCGGCGGAATTCGTAAAATTTCTGTGGTTATGTGGGTGGTCGGCCTGCTTTCTGCTGTGAACCTCGCGGTTTCGGCCATTCATTGA